The DNA sequence CCCGGCGTCCGGCATCGAGGTCGGCGGGCGCGCCGTCGCCTACGGCCCGCACGGCGCCGACGACGTCGAGCTGCTGCTCGCCCCGCACCCCGGCGCCCATCCCCGGCCCATCGCCAAGGGCGCCTCGGGCGGTGAGCTGTCCCGCGTGATGCTCGCGGTGGAGGTCGTGTTCGCGGGCTCCGACCCGGTGCCCACCTACCTCTTCGACGAGGTCGACGCGGGCATCGGCGGCCGGGCCGCCGTCGAGGTCGGCCGCCGCCTGGCCCGGCTCGCGCGGACCGCGCAGGTCGTCGTCGTCACCCACCTCCCGCAGGTGGCCGCCTTCGCCGACCGGCACCTGGTGGTCGAGAAGACCCACGACGGATCCGTGACCCGCAGCGGTGTGCAGGCCATGGAGGGCGAGGACCGGATCCGCGAGCTCTCCCGGATGCTCGCCGGGCAGGAGGACTCGCGGCTCGCCCGCGCGCACGCCGAGGAGTTGCTGGAGGCGGCGCGGGCCGGGCGGTGAGGGAGTAAAACGGTCACCGCGTAACAGGGCGGTGCTTTCGGTGGTGTCGGGCGACCTCCGGGCCAACGGCTCGTAATCCCCAAACCGGGTGAATCCGGAGTCGCCCGGGCGAGACAGGGCGGGCCGGGCGCGGAGCGGTGGTGCCCGGACGGCGGTGGCGGCTGGCATCCTGGGCAACGGCACCGCGCCGTCGCCGGTCCTGCCGCCACCCCCGCCTCCTTCCGTCCGACGCCGATCCGCCGATCCGCCGGTTCGCCGGTCCCGCCGATCCAGGAGTCACTCCCGCGTGAGCAGTTCATCCGGCACGTCCCACGGCCGGCCGCCCCCGCACGCCGTCCAGGTGCTGGGCGGCGGTGGCGCGGGCAGCGGCGCCCATGTGCGGTCGCTGGCCGCCGGCCTCGTCGCGCGGGGGCTGCGGGTGACGGTGTGCGCGGCCGGGTGGACGGAGGAACGGTACGGATTCACCGGGGCCGGCGCCTCGTTCACGCCGCTGCCGGCCGGGACGGACGCGCTCCTCGTCGCCGGGATCCGGGCGGCGACCGCCGACGCGGACGTCGTCCACGCGCACGGCCTGCGCTGGGGCCTCCTCGCCGCGCTCGCCCTGCACGGGCGCCCGACGCCGCTGGTGGTCACCTGGCACCGGCGCGTCCGCGCGGCGGGCGCCCGGGCCCACGTCGTACGGCTGATGGAACGGCGGGCCGTGCGGACCGCCGCGGTCGTCCTCGGCGCCACGCCGGACCTGGTGGACCAGGCGCGGTCACGCGGGGCGCGGGACGCCCGGCTGACGCCGGTGGGGTTCCCCGGGCCGCGGGCCGCCGCCCCTGTCGCCGCTGCCGCCGTTGTCGCAGCGGAGACGGAAGGTGACGTGCCCCGGGACAAGGTGCTCGCCGAACTGGGCGTGCTCGGGCGGCCGTTGCTCCTCGCCGTCGGGCGGCTCGAACCCGACCAGGGGTACGGGCCGCTGCTCGACGCCGCCCGCTCCTGGCGGCGGCTCGACCCCGAGCCGCTGCTCGTCGTCGCCGGGGAGGGGCCTGAGCGGCCGTTGCTCCAGCGGCGCATCGAGGACGAGGGGCTGCCCGTGCGGCTCGTCGGGCGGCGGGAGGATGTGCCGCAGTTGCTGGCGGCGGCGGACCTGGCGATTCTGCCGAGTCGGTGGGAGGGGCGGGCACTGCTGGCGCAGGAGGCTTTCCGGGCGGGGGTGCCGTTGGTGGCCACGGCGGTGGGGGGTGTTCCCGATCTTGTCGGCGATGCGGCGGAGCTTGTGCCGTATGGGGACGCTTCGGCGTTGGCCTGCGCGGTGTCGCGGGTGCTTGTCGACGCGCGGCGGCGGGCCGAGCTTGTCGCCGCGGGGCGGCGGTTGGGGGCGGGGTGGCCTTCGGAGGACGATGCGGTTGCTCATGTGCTGAGCGTGTACGACGAGTTGTGGGGGTAGGGGTGCCCCGGTCCCGCCCCTTCGCCGATCCCTGGGGCTGCGCCCCAGACCCCCCTTTCGCGGCTTCGCCGCTCGTCCTCAAGCGCCGGACGGGCTGAAATCGGCCCGTCCGGCGCTTG is a window from the Streptomyces mobaraensis genome containing:
- a CDS encoding glycosyltransferase family 4 protein, with the protein product MSSSSGTSHGRPPPHAVQVLGGGGAGSGAHVRSLAAGLVARGLRVTVCAAGWTEERYGFTGAGASFTPLPAGTDALLVAGIRAATADADVVHAHGLRWGLLAALALHGRPTPLVVTWHRRVRAAGARAHVVRLMERRAVRTAAVVLGATPDLVDQARSRGARDARLTPVGFPGPRAAAPVAAAAVVAAETEGDVPRDKVLAELGVLGRPLLLAVGRLEPDQGYGPLLDAARSWRRLDPEPLLVVAGEGPERPLLQRRIEDEGLPVRLVGRREDVPQLLAAADLAILPSRWEGRALLAQEAFRAGVPLVATAVGGVPDLVGDAAELVPYGDASALACAVSRVLVDARRRAELVAAGRRLGAGWPSEDDAVAHVLSVYDELWG